A region of Candidatus Binatia bacterium DNA encodes the following proteins:
- a CDS encoding sigma-70 family RNA polymerase sigma factor: protein MANGNATAARLWLWVQKARATDWDASFSEQLPRIYNFFRYRVGPGPLAEDLTAATFEKAWSARERYRRDRAAFGTWLFAVARNVAVDHFRSARALVPLDEAAEIPAGPTPEEIAERRSDEDRLGRLLERRPERERELLALKYGSECTNREIARMTGLSESNVGTILHRAVQALRADWDEGA, encoded by the coding sequence ATGGCGAACGGTAACGCGACTGCGGCGCGCCTCTGGCTCTGGGTGCAGAAGGCGCGCGCAACCGACTGGGACGCTTCGTTCTCGGAGCAGCTGCCGAGGATCTACAACTTCTTCCGCTACCGCGTCGGGCCCGGCCCGCTGGCGGAGGACCTGACCGCCGCCACGTTCGAGAAGGCCTGGAGCGCGAGGGAGCGCTACCGCCGCGACCGGGCCGCATTCGGAACCTGGCTGTTCGCCGTGGCCCGGAACGTCGCCGTCGATCACTTCCGGAGCGCGCGAGCGTTGGTTCCGCTCGACGAGGCCGCGGAGATCCCCGCCGGCCCCACGCCCGAGGAGATCGCCGAGCGCCGCTCCGACGAGGACCGGCTGGGGCGCCTTCTGGAGCGGCGCCCGGAGCGCGAGCGGGAGCTGCTCGCGCTCAAGTACGGATCCGAGTGCACGAATCGGGAAATCGCCCGCATGACGGGCCTCAGCGAATCGAACGTCGGAACCATCCTGCACCGTGCGGTGCAGGCACTGCGCGCCGACTGGGACGAAGGAGCCTGA